The Thermococcus sp. nucleotide sequence CTCAAAGACCCTCTCGACGAATCTCAACGCCCTTGGGGCTTTTCTGCTCTCCCTGAACTCGAAGAGTTTCTTAAACACGGCTTTGAAGAACTTTGCATCGGTCTTTCCCTCGACGAAGAGAACGCTTGTCCCTGCCTCCTCCCCAGAGAACCCTCCCCTGACGTCAAAGTCGAGGTATTTCCTGAGTTCGTAGACCTCCTTCAGGGTTAGGGCCTTCCCTGTGTCCGAGTATATCAGGACGTTATCCTCTCCCCTCCTGAAGCGCTCCGAGAGAAGGTCAACAACCTCAAGGCTTGAGGTCACGACTGTCTCGTCTCCCCTGAGGGAATCGGCAAAGTCTATCAGCTCGTCCCGGTTCTTTCTGTATTCCGGGAAGAGGACTGCCCTCTCGTCGGCAAACTCCTCAAACCTGTTTCCGGTTACAATCCTCATTCACTTCACCATGTCAACGGTTATCGCCCCTATAACGGCGAAGGTGCTTATTATGACGGTGGCGTTAACGAACTGCTCCCCTGTGAAGTTCGCTATGGAGTTTATACCGTAGAGGTATATGAGAAACGCCGAGACGGCGTAGGATATTGAAGCCACCGTCAGAAGCCTCTTGGGGACGTGGAACACCTCCTCGCGCTTTATGTTCCCTATACGTGATTTGGCGAGGAACAGGTAGGCGAGCAGGAGGGTGAGGAGGAATATTATGAGGGAGCGCTCGATGGAGATGTCCTTGGCCACGTCCCAGACCTCGCCGGTGAAGAGGAACGGAAGGGCAAAGGTCACCGCGCCGATTATCTCCTGGGCGATGTCGTCCCAGCCAAGTCTGTCGGGGAGCGATTTACTTTCCTCGGCCTTCCGCAGGCGTTCGAGTTCGAGGCCTATCTCCTCAAGCCTCTCCCGGATCTCTCCCATTTCCCCAACCTCTTGCTCAGGTATGGGGTTCATCATCCCGTCAGCATTGGATTCACTCATCATCGCGCTCTCCCTTTCTCGGGAAGGGTTATAAATGTTGACGCGGTCATATGATAAGGTGATAGCTATGAAAAAGTTTGCCGGGGCACTGGCCGTTCTCCTTTCGTTTCTGATGCTCTCCACTGCCGGCGCCGTTACCTTCAACTCCGCCAACACGGTGATAGTGCTACCCACAACCAAGGTCGTCAGCAACGTTCCGCTCCACATCAACGAGGACGCAATAGCGGGTTCGAGGCTCGGGGCCTTCCTCGTCCTCAAGGGAATCGTCACGAACCCCCACTATCAGACGGTAGAGGTTCCAGTTGAATACCACAGCATCCTCATCAAGGACGAGAACCAGAGCTACGTTCTGACTTCCAGGGACATGCCGGATCTCGGACTGCCCCTTGGGAGCCGGCCCATTGGAAAGACAATCGTTCTGAGGGTCAACTTCGACAGGGTGAGGTACAACTCCACGAAGCACATGGCCGAGTTCATGGACAGAAGCGTTGAGATAGTCTTCAACGAGAACACCACCCCCCTCAACATTGGGGGCAACTACAGGGTCGTCTACAACACCGTCAACGGGACAGATTACATGTACTTCTATTCCTATCAGTCCGGCGACGGGAACATGAGCTCCATAGGTGACACGATAACTTTTGGTAGCTGGAGCATACACTTCATAGACATAAACATCAACCAGAGTAGCGCCCTTGTCGAGGTCAGCTATCCGAGCGGTGTGCTCAAGCTCAAGCCCATGCTCAAGGGCAAGTACTACCTGATGTACCTCGACGCCAAGGGCAACGAGGATTACGAGGAATACGACACCTATCCGAGCGTCAGGATTAACGAGCTCCTCAAGAACGGAGTCGTCCAGATGGTCGTCTTTACCCCAACGAGCTTCTTCATAGGCGTCAACGAGATAAAGTCCGTCATCTACAGCTACTGGTTCTACGAGAAGGAGAGGGAGTACCACGACGGTGAGGTCTACAGCGGGCAGTGGGTGTGGGACATAGACCCGCAGGACAACCTCTACGTGCTGTACCTCCACGTGAAGGCCAACACTACCTTTGAGCCGGTGTTCATAGGTTCGGGCGCGCGCCTTGAAATACCTATACAGTCCTGGGGCCTCTCTATAGTCCCGGTCTTCAACAGGACGAAGAACGGTGGCGTCATAGTTGGCGTCCTCGGCTACCGCTTCGTCAGAACAGTTATGCTCAAGAAGAGGGTGAAAGTCGACGTCCCAACGGTCGTGGCTACAAACGACGTCAACAGTTTCATAATCAACGATACGGCCCTTCAGAAGCTCCCAAGCGACAAGAATGTCATAATCATCGGTGGTTGGGTCAGCAACAAGGCCTGGAAACTTTTAGAGGGAGTTTACGGCTCGGCAAAGATAAACGAGCTGAAGAACGAGCTTGAGAGCAAGGGCTACATAGTGGCTGAGCTCCCGAACCCCTACAACGCCAGCTACAAGGTCGTAATACTGGCCGGTAAGACCTACCGCGAGACGGCTAAGGCCGTAGAAGAGTTCATGGAGGGCATTTGAGCCCCTTATTTTATCCCCTTATTTTAGCTCGAAGGGTGAATTTCGCCCTGAGTAATTCTTTTTTACTGATAAATTTTTTGGTTCACCAGTGCAAGGAAACAAGGGAAAGGTTATAAGCCGACCCTCGGTTTAGGCTTGAGGGAGAGAGGCGTTTTTGGGTGATGCTTATGGTGGTAAAGGAGTGTCCCGAGTGTCATGGAACCGGAAAGGTAAAGGTGGGTGAGAAGGAGTGCCCCGTTTGCGAGGGATGGGGCTACGTTCCCGCTGACTTCAAGATAGGTGACAAGCTGAAGGGCTACCGTAACCTTGACCACCTCGGAGTCGAGGACGAGGTTGACGAGATACCCTGTCCAGAATGCCACGGAAAGGGAACTGTCCCGGTTTACGACACCTGCCCAACGTGTGGCGGAACCGGAAAAGTTCTCGCCTGCGACATCTGCGGTAAAATCAAGGGCCCCTGGGAGCCGGGTATGGAGACCACGTGGGTCTGCCCCGACTGTCTGAGGAAGTACAAGGTGGTCTTCATACTCGACAAGACCTGCGACTACGAGGACGTTGAGATAGGGAGCCTTTACAAGGGCACGATAGACAGGGTGGAGCGCTTTGGCGTTTTTGTCAAGCTCAACCCGCACGTGGTTGGTTTAATCAAGAGGAAAGACCTTCTCGGTGGCAGGGACTACGTTCCCGGGCAGGAGATAGTAGTTCAGGTTCTCGACGTGAGGCCGGACAAGAGGGAGGTTGACCTCATCGAATCGGCCCTCAGGCACTACAAGACCGTCGTGGTTAAGAAGGAACTCCCGGTGACGCTCATCAAAGACCTCAACAAGGACATGGCGGGCAAAACGGTAAGGATACAGGGGAAGGTGACGCAGATACAGGTTACCGGCGGTCCAACAGTCTTCACAATAACAGACGGAACCGGAATAACCTGGGCCGCTGCCTTTGAGGCACCGGGAGTGAGGGCTTATCCGAACATAAACGTCGGCGACATCGTGGAGATAATAGGCAAGATAGCCTTCCACTCGGGCGAGATACAGATAGAGGTCAGCGACATGGCGAGGCTCTGGGGACCGGATGCAGCGAGGGTTAAACAGCAGATAGAGGCCGAGCTGGACAAGCGTGCCCAGCCCAAAGACGTTGGCTTCCTCGTTGAGAGCGAGGTTTTAGAGAAGCTCAAACCCAAGATTATGAAGGCCGCGTTCATGATAAGGAGGGCAATCTTCGAGGGAAGGCCCATCCTACTACGGCACCACGCCGATACCGACGGCTACACCTCCGGTTTGGCTCTTGAGTACGCTATAGTCCCGCTCATCGAGCAGGTTTCGCCCGATCCACAGGCAAGATGGAAGCTCTTCAAGCGCAGACCTAGCAGGGCACCCTTCTACGAGCTTGAGGATGTTCTCAAGGACATTATCTTCATGGTCGAGGACCACGAGAAGTTCGGTGATCCCCTCCCGCTGGTTGTCATAGTTGACAACGGCGGAACCAGCGAGGACATTCCGGCTTACAAGCGCATAAGGGCCTACGGAGTTCCTATCGTCGTCATAGACCACCACGATCCGCGCGAGTGGGTGAGCGAAGGTAAAGCCAAGGTCGATGAATACGTTGACGTCCACGTCAATCCCCACCACGTGAAGAGAGGTTACTACGAACTTACCGCTGGAATGCTGGCAACCGAAGTGGCAAGGTTCATCAACCCCGAGGTGGAGGACAGGATAAAGCACCTGCCGGCAATAGCCGGAACCGGCGACAGGAGTAAGGCTCCAGAGTTCTACCAGTACCTCGAGATAGCCAAGAAGGCCAAAGGCTTAACAGAGGAGGATTTGAAGAAGATAGCCGAAGTAATAGACCACGAGGCCTACTTCTGGAAGTTCATGGACGGGCACGGAATCATCGACGAGATTCTCCTCCTCACCGGCAACCTCCAGAGGCACCGCGAGCTGATAAATGCCATCTACCCCGAGGTTAAAGAGAAGCAGGAGAAGGCCCTCAAAGCTTCTCTGCCGCACGTCAAGAGCGTCGTCCTTCCGAACGGCATAAGGTTCAACACGATAGACGTGGAACTCTTCGCGCCTAAGTTCAGCTATCCATCGCCGGGCAAGTTAAGCGGACTCATCCACGACCACTTCAAGGAGAAGTACGGCGAGGACAGTCCAATCCTGACGCTCGCCTACGGCCCGGACTTCGCCGTTGTGAGGGCCAGCGACGGAATGGCCGCTTACAACTTCGACCTCAACGAGATAATCCCAAGGCTCCAGGAGAAGCTCCCGAGTGCGGGAATAGAGGGCGGCGGCCACAGCTACGCGGGCTCTATTAAATTCTTCGAGGGCATGCGCAAGGAGGTCTTAGAGGAGTTCGCGAAGCAGGTGGTCAGGCTGAAAAGGGCCTAATCCCAACCTTTTTAACCCTCCCGGAGAAATAGGAGAAACGGAGGAATTTGCATGAAGATAGTTCTCGAAGTTACCTTCAGGATGGGCGGGGTCTCCTACAGGGGCCACCGCTGGGAAGACGATGCACTCGTTTTTGAGTTCGAAAGGCTGGGGGATGCTTTCATACAGGTTTTGAGCACGAGGAAGGTTGAGGTAGAGGTAGAAAAGACTCCAGAGAAGGTTCTCGTCGAGCTGAAGACGAAGGAAGGGGGAAAGGTCTTCGAGGCCTTCGAGAGGGATGGCGTTTACCTGGCGGTGGAGCCCTAGGTTTCTCTCTTCCCAACCATCAGCACTAGGAGGGCCAGTATTCCTATAAAGGCAGGCCCACATATGTTTCTTTTCTCGTTTAACGGTTGTGTACCCATGTTTTGAGCTGGGGCGCTTGAGGTTTTGTCATGAGTAACGGATGAAGATGTATTCATCGAGCTTGTTGTGGATGGCGTCACCGGGGTGAGAGTGATGTCCAGTTTTCTGGTCTCTCCAGGATCGAGGGTTATGTTCATGGAGTAGTTCTGGTAGCCCTCCCGTGACAGGACTACACTGTAATTTCCGGGATTAAGGGTAACAGTTAGGGGGGTTATATTGTACATCTTCCCATTTATCAGCACCCTTGCTGATGGGTTGCTTGATATTACCAGAGTAGCGGGCTCGGGCCTAAGGTTGAATGTTAAGTTAATAGCACCAAAAGTCCATATCTTCTTTGATTGGGGAACGTAACCATCTTTAATGGCAGTAACAAGGCAGTGGTAGCTAGTTGGCAATATTATTCCCCTTGTCTCGGGTGTAAGGTTAAATGTGAACTTGTAGGTTGGTCTATAGGATATTGGGCATATTATCTTTATAGTGGCGTTTTTTGGAGAAACAGAAAGCCGCAAAAATGACGCAAGAACATCGACATGAAAACCATAACTAACAAACGCCTGTAAGTGAATCTTCTCCGTGTGGGATATGAAACCGGGACGGGTTACAGTAACATTGTGTGTTCCGGGAAGGAGGTATAGAGTAGTCACTGAGCTAACGTTAATTTTAGTGTTGTCTACGTAAATTGACGCATCTTTTGGAAATTGTGAATTTTTTCCCCGGATTATTTCTACCTCAACCATTGGTTTTGGATTTCTGAGTTCAACAAGGTTCAAGGCAGAATCAACAGGAACAATGCTGATATTTCCGGGATGCATCTCAACGTTGAGAAGTTTTATGTTATAAGGGGCAATATATCTGCCTGCCTTAATCCTGAAACCCGTATTCCGTAGCTGTATCGAAAAGTTTCCTCCATAGAGGAAGCTCTTGCTCAGTTCTGAAGGGTTATGGAGCTTGGTGTAGGGAATCCTGATGGCTAGAAGGGGATTGTATATCTTGAAGTTCGTATCTGAGTATCGTGTAGCAGTTAATAAGAGAACTAGGGAATTGTCCATGCTGAAAACAGAGGTGAATGGGGGAATGGTTGAGGGATAGTAAGTTACGGGAGAGCGGTTAACGTTAACAAAATAGCCGTCTATAGAGCTATTGTGAATCCACCCTACAAAAAATCTCTCATAGTTCTTGTAGATCCCAGACACTATCAGAGATTCGTTGGCAACCGGTAAATGATACAGGGTGAGGACACCGGAATAACCAAGCTCAATGGGGCTGGAGTTAACGATAGCTTCCTTAAATGAATAATAAATGGGGTTAAGGTTCTTATCAATGGTCATCCACCATAATCCGCTTTTCTGAAGGGTAGTCCTCACGGGGCTGTACTTTTTAACGAGGAACTCTCCAAAGAGCTTAATCGTATTGTTAGAGTAGCTTGCATTAATTGTCCACCAGTCAGCTGACCTTACGGGAGTGCCGCCATCAAGGAGAGTGTATGCAATCGAGTTCAGAATGCTAAGATCCTTTGTGAACTTCAAAATGAAGACTTTCCCCTGAGTATCGCCTAGACTCCAAGAACTTCCCACTACAATGTACGAGTTCTTGAGAACCAGAACGGCATCAATTCCATCGGCGTAAAGACCACCAATAGCAACGAGCCTCTCAAGCTTTCGGGTTTCTGGGTTGAAAATCCCAATGAATCCATCACTACCAGAGTAAAAGGATCCACTACCTACCAGCAAAATTTTCCCCGTGAATTTATCAACGAGCACCTTTGAGATAGACGATGTAGAACGGGTTAAGTAAGCCCTCTCCCATAGAATATCCCCTTTTTTGTTGAGATAAGCTACCCAGAACCCTCCGTGAAAATTTGAATGAATGTTTCCAGAATCTATGGCACCTGCAATTAAAAACCCTTCATCATAAGGGATGATTGAGGAAGGATAGATTGTATAGCCTTTTGGCTCAGAAGCACGGTATACCCGAAGGGGAATGAGATTCATATCATCGTCCAACTGGATAAGGGACCAAGTGTTTGTATTGTCAAAGAGGAAGATAAGCAAGCCATAATTCCCATTCTGTTCCATCACTAGGGCTGGTGTCTTATTGTTAACAGCGTATCCTGTAACTGTCACTTCGTCTTTAGGGCTGACTCCTGAGACATAACCAAAAGATATGATGTGAAGTAAAATAATGGTTAGAACTATCCGTCTAATATTCATAACCTCATCACCTCGTACATCCAAACCCTAGGAGTCCATTATAGTTTTAAATGTTTCTATTAGAGAAGAAAACGGTGGTGCCGATGTTCCTTGCCGAATTCAAGCTACGCTTTGGAGACAGGAAGTGGTACGTCAGGAGGATCGTTGAGGCATCGAGCATCGAGGAGGCCGAGGAGAAGGCGAGGCGCTACGCCGAGCTCATGAACCGCGGGGAGGTGAAGTGGGAGCTGAGCTACGTCATGGAGTCCAAGAGACCCCTCCTTCTGGGGGACGAGGAGATAGAAAAGCTCTCAGGTTGAAATCTCGCAGGCGAGGTTCTTCCCCATTATTTCCCTAACCTTCTCAACGCTCTTCGTGTGTCCCAGAGCGTACATGAGCTTTGTGAGCGTTGCCTCCTTCGTCATGTCTCCAGCGGGGATTACGCCGGCTTCAAGGGCTCTCCTGCCGACTTCGTAGCGGGTCAGGTCAACGCCACCGTACAGCGCCTGCGTCGTCATGACCACGGGCTTTTCTCCTGCAACCTTGGAAACGGCCCCGAGGAGGTTTCTGCCCCTGTAGGGAATTCCTCCCGCACCATAGCCCTCAAGCACAATCCCTTCACTCCTTCCGGCAACCGTCAGGAAGACCTCCGGCGAGAGGCCCGGCGTTAGGCGGAGGTAGGTAACATTGGGCTCTATTCTGGGGTCGAAGGAGGGCTCTCCCGATGGTAGGGCCGGCCTGTGCCTCACGATAACGTCATCCCCCTTTACGTAGGCAACGTCCGGGTAGTTGATGCTCTGGAAGGCGTTCAGGCCGAGGGAGTGAACCTTGGAAACCCTCGTCCCGAGCATTATCTTGTCCATGAATGCCACGTAGATTCCGGGGAAACCTTTAACCGCGAAGGTGAGCGCGGTTTTGATGTTTCTAGGGGCGTCGCTCCCGGGCTCGGTTATGGGAAGCATAGAGCCCGTCAGAACCACCGGGACTGGAACGTTCCCCAGCATGAAGCTCAGCGCGGAGGAGGTGTAGGCGAGGGTGTCGGTTCCGTGGGTTATCACGATGCCGTCGTACTCCCCGAAGGCCCTGAAGACGGCCTTTCCGATGGTAACCCAGTCCTCGGGCTGAATGAGCGTGCTGTCAAGGTTCAGAACGTCCTCCGTGTCTATTTTAACTCCATCGGTCTTTTCAATGCCGGCAAGGCTCAGTATCTCGTCGACGCTCAGTTTGGCTTTGTAACCTTTCTCGGTTCTCGCGCTGGCTATTGTTCCCCCGGTCCCAATGATGAGAATCCTCAACGCCCCCACCGTCCCTAATTGTCCCAACTCCTTTTAGTCTTTTTGACAATGAATGGGTGGAATTCCGGGATAAAATTTAAACAACTGTCATTTTTCACCCCGAATAAAGAGCATCATGACAAAAGCGAGGAGGTTCACCAGGGCGGAGTATAGGAAGGCCCATTCCAGGGAGCGGGCCTGCCAGAGGTAGCCGGCTATGACCGAGGCAGGAAAGACGAAAACGCCGAAGACCGTGTGATAGGCCCCGATTACCGTCCCCTTCTCGTAGCCCTTTGCAATATCGGCCATGTATGCCCTCGGGACGGTGTCCTCTATGGCTATGTAAACTCCGTAGAGGACGAAGGCCAGGAGGAGTGTGTGTATGTCGTGGGCGTAGGCGAACGCCAGAGAGGCCAGAGAGGCAACGAGAAAGCCAATGGTTATGAGCCTCTTCTTGCCGAAGCTGTCAGAGACGACGCCGAGGGGATAGGCGGAGAGTGCGTAGATGAGGTTGAAGAGGGCGTAGAAGGCTATGCCCTGCACCACAGTAAGGCCGAGCTCCTCTGCCTTCCAGAGCGTGAAGGCGTAGCTGTACCTCCCGAGGGCACCAACCGCGGCGGCCGCCAAAAAGAGCTGCAGCTCCCTGCTCCTCAGGGTTGAAATCCCGCTGATTTTCTTCTTGGCATTTCCTCCCCTCTCCCTGATAAAGAGGACTATCACGAACAGCGAGAGAAGTCCCGGCACCGCCGAGAGGAGGAAGAGGTAGCGGTACATCGTCCCCTTGGGCAGTTCCTTGAGGAGCTCTATGAGGGCTATGGCAACGAGAGGACCCGCAACTGCCCCAAGGGTGTCCATCATTCTGTGGAAGCCGAAGGATTTACCGCTCTTTCCCTTCTCGCTCGACTCGGCTATGAGTGCATCCCTCGGTGCTGTCCTTATGCCTTTGCCAATCCTATCGAGCGCCCTAATGGTTAGAAAATCCCACCAGTGCCTTGTAAAGGCCAGCGAGCCTTTAGCAAGGGTTGATAGAGTGTAGCCTGCCAGAACAAAGGCCTTCCTCTTCCTAAAGCGGTCGCTGAAGTAGCCAAAGATGACTTTAAAGAGGGAGCTCATGCTCTCTATCGCGCCCATGACCGAGCCACTGAGCAGTTCCCCGGTTCTGAGGACGTCGGTGAGGTAGCTGGGGATGACCGGGTTTATCATCTCACTGCTCATGTCGTTGAGGAAGCTGACTATACCGAGGATGAAGACCGTCCAGCTTACTCCGAGGACTTTGCGCTCGGACATGGCCTAACGCTCCAGGACGTGCTTTTCGAGGACGTAGCAGTGGAAGGCTCCCTCGAAGACCTTTTCGTCCCTTTCATTAAAAACTTCCGCCCACACCACCTTCTTTCTCCCGAGGTCTTCCCTTACTTCTGCCCTAGCGGTGAGCAGTTCACCTGCCTTTACGGGCTTCAGAAACCTCACCTCGGCCTTTCCAAGGACGACGGTAGGCTCGTTTACCGCCAGCATCGCGGCGTAGTCGGCTAAGCCAAAGGTAAACCCCCCGTGGACGAGGCCGTACTCGTCGACGGCCATCTCCTCCGTTGTCAGAAGCTCGACCTCGGCGTAGCCTTCCCCAATCTTCAAGGGCCTTCCGACGAGCCTCTCGGAGGCAAGCCTGTGGGTTCTCTGCTCCACGGCGACCACCAGCTTTATTTATCCTGGTGCCGTAAAAAGGTTGATGGCCATGCATCCGCTTGAGGAGGCTGTTAAGGTTAAAGGCTCTCCGGAGTTCACGAGGAGCGAGCTGATAGGAATACTCTCCTTCAGGCTCAGGAAGATGTCCCCCTCGGAGGCGAAGAAGGCCATTGCGGAGTGGATAGAGGAGGGCCTCCTGGAGGAGAGGGAGGGCAGGCTCATCGTAAAGGCTGAGGCCCTTGAGAGGGAGGAGAGCGGTGAGAGGCTCCTAGGGGAGATGGTTTCCCACATAGCCCGCTCGCTGGGGTGGAGCGAGCTGGAGGTCGTCGAGGGAATAAAGACCCTGAAGAAACGATACGGCGACCTCGACGAGAGGATACTGGCATACCTCTTCGGAATGGAGAAGGGGGTTGACATGTCGAAGTTCAGGGAGAGGCTTGAGGTATAACAATTTTAACCCGTTCGCCGAACTCTCTCCGGGTGGTACCATGCCCGAGGAGGCACTCATAGTTGTTGACATGCAGAGGGATTTCATGCCGGGAGGGGCACTTCCAGTTCCCGAGGGAGACAGGATAATCCCCAGATGCAACGAGTACATCCGCGAGTTCCGGAGGAGGGGAGCGTTGATAGTCGCGACGAGGGACTGGCATCCCCCTAACCACATGAGCTTCAAGGAGCGCGGGGGGCCGTGGCCGAGGCACTGCGTCCAGAACACTCCCGGGGCGGAGTTCGTCGTCGAACTGCCGAGGGATGCCGTGATAATCTCCAAGGCAACCGAGCCGGATAGGGAGGCTTACTCGGGCTTCGAAGGGACGAACCTCGCAGAAATACTGAAGAAGAACGGTGTGAAGAGGGTCTACATCTGCGGGGTTGCCACCGAGTACTGCGTGAAGGCCACAGCCTTAGATGCCGTAAAGCACGGCTTTGAGGTCTACCTCCTTCGCGATGCGGTGAAGGGCATCAAACCGGAGGACGAGGAGAGGGCCCTTGAGGAGATGAAGAGGGCCGGAGTGAGAATTCTGTGACTTTTTTCCACTCCTTCAGGAGGACGAGGAGGAGGTTGAGGACTATCGGCCCTATTATGAGGCCCTTCAGACCCATTGCCCACGTCCCACCTATCATCCCGATGAAGACTAGGGTCTCGTCGAGTTCCGCGTCCTTAGCAACCATCATGGGCCTTATCGTGTAGTCAGGAAGGGGGGAAACGAGGACGAAGCCGTAGATGGCTATTCCTATTGCGTGGCCGTACATTCCGTTGACCCAGAAGTATATCGCGGCTGCGAGCCATATCATCCAGCCCTCGAATAGGGGCACGAAGGAGAAGGCGAAGGTCAGAAGTCCGGCAAGAAAGGCCGTGTAGAGGTCAGAAACGCTGAAGATTATGAAGCCCAGTGTCATGAGGAAGCCCTTGGCGATGTTGAGGAGCAACCACGCCCTGAGGAGCGCCGAGAGAGTCCTGTCAACGCTCGACAGTATCTCCTCCCCGAGTTCCCTCTTGCTCTCCGGCAGGAGGGCCTTTATCTGGGCCGATATCTCATCTCCGTAGACGAGGGAGTAGTAGAATGTGAAGAAGAAGACTAAGAGCTGGAGAAGGTACCAGGGAAGGGAAAAGGCTCCCTTGGAGATGTAGTCCGCGATGCGGGGAATGAGCTGTTCCCTGAAGTTCTGCACGAAGTTCAGGACGTCGGGAGGGAGGGGCAGGGTTGCGATCCAGTCGAAGATGTTGACGACGTTGGTGTAGAGGGAAGTGAGAACCTGAACGGAAATCAGAATGAGCTTGAGGGCGAGGGCACCGCCCACTGCTATCATGAGGAGACTTATCGCTAAGGCGGATTCCCTCTTTCCAAGCTTCTCCTCCAAGCGTTCCTGAAGGGGGTAGAAGACGTAGGCCAGCACAAAGCCGAAGAATATGGCCGTAACTAGAGGCTGGACTACCCTCCAAGAGAGGTAGAGCACGAGGAAAACTGTCGAGGCCCAGACGAGTTCCTCAGTTCTCATCTCAGAAAGTTTATTTGGCCAACGTATAAAAAGCTCCCGGTGGGAGCATGGAGGCCGAGCTGAAGGAGAGGTTTGAGCTCTACATTGAGAGGGGCGACAGGCTGACGGAAGAGAGGAAATATGAGGAGGCCTTTGATGCATATCTTGAGGCCCTCATAACCCTCGCCAGTTTGAGGGTTTACGCGGACACGGGAATGCTCGTTCCAGCGGAGAGGCTGATAGGCTTCCTGGGGAAGTATCCGAGACTTGAGGAGGCCTTGAGAAGGTTCTCAGGAGTGAGGGGCGGTGAGAAAGAGGCAAGGGCTTTAAGGGAAGAGCTCGAAAGGCTCAGGGGCATGATGAGTTTGCCGAGTTCCGAGCGGTGAGGAGCCTCAGGGACTGACCCCGATCAGCTCGTTCCCCGTTTCCGTGCACTCCTCAACGGCTTTCCTTATGG carries:
- a CDS encoding PaaI family thioesterase, whose product is MEQRTHRLASERLVGRPLKIGEGYAEVELLTTEEMAVDEYGLVHGGFTFGLADYAAMLAVNEPTVVLGKAEVRFLKPVKAGELLTARAEVREDLGRKKVVWAEVFNERDEKVFEGAFHCYVLEKHVLER
- a CDS encoding DUF2240 family protein; amino-acid sequence: MHPLEEAVKVKGSPEFTRSELIGILSFRLRKMSPSEAKKAIAEWIEEGLLEEREGRLIVKAEALEREESGERLLGEMVSHIARSLGWSELEVVEGIKTLKKRYGDLDERILAYLFGMEKGVDMSKFRERLEV
- a CDS encoding nicotinamidase; translation: MPEEALIVVDMQRDFMPGGALPVPEGDRIIPRCNEYIREFRRRGALIVATRDWHPPNHMSFKERGGPWPRHCVQNTPGAEFVVELPRDAVIISKATEPDREAYSGFEGTNLAEILKKNGVKRVYICGVATEYCVKATALDAVKHGFEVYLLRDAVKGIKPEDEERALEEMKRAGVRIL
- a CDS encoding AI-2E family transporter, whose translation is MRTEELVWASTVFLVLYLSWRVVQPLVTAIFFGFVLAYVFYPLQERLEEKLGKRESALAISLLMIAVGGALALKLILISVQVLTSLYTNVVNIFDWIATLPLPPDVLNFVQNFREQLIPRIADYISKGAFSLPWYLLQLLVFFFTFYYSLVYGDEISAQIKALLPESKRELGEEILSSVDRTLSALLRAWLLLNIAKGFLMTLGFIIFSVSDLYTAFLAGLLTFAFSFVPLFEGWMIWLAAAIYFWVNGMYGHAIGIAIYGFVLVSPLPDYTIRPMMVAKDAELDETLVFIGMIGGTWAMGLKGLIIGPIVLNLLLVLLKEWKKVTEFSLRPSSSPQGPSPRPPV